One segment of Drosophila mauritiana strain mau12 chromosome 3R, ASM438214v1, whole genome shotgun sequence DNA contains the following:
- the LOC117143082 gene encoding uncharacterized protein LOC117143082 isoform X2 encodes MFVTVDNTNTFFSDNPYYFCNDTKSPRTPDSQSSSRGFSIFKRRNSKGSSPRPLVMTNPEQMRLITSANLDTTATMALGSPRGSFNSLAGYPQHAIELQTMNMYRQRSANSHSEFRERLNSCNETHSSQCPGGGGASVAGDHDEVFNPLTSPTSKSHRHHTLPSGGTRRHSLGNWAQQQHHQQNSGAMGLGSPDEVPSMMAPRPPLLSPNKFRGSSHRRRDNCGNVNNTSGSSASGFLGSPGYNMDDILIITAKHSERAYLRATFLKNHFDKITKQRGRKPFNFLHIKIDDGPFSEEIAHKYQNTALQIVILCPALLALPHSFLMTQLSSIIRVEKVLAILLDVSEDKVKEMHKSALPSYYKWRRCVVRDNDQVQISNILGIATDILGRALCQRPPCQDSSGGGSGGLSRSFSSCTEGFTVLPKKVKLGQNKVVALLAEPLEKNDTLKLLVEKSGELIELRNFKCRNPYTLQFNIPEACMEISTMIEIRIEKNNKSLGARPIKCESRLRELEQLLRIEDSPIEFMCHALGIGPVERDALDQHLLQCFQRNMPPNFHLLSGPSERQPHFFTRLESSPEEYPTLLHFAARWGLNRLCIQLMECPGGDTACGVRNCAGRTPAELAEQEGHHKLAQNIVSFAEFHELTTMYHYFKGVTPPGESCPKPNANVVIEAHPGKAGKTNKPPKELPTAEYMEMSSGSERENTPEVRTKTETLAISNLNYISVETEDENLQASVAEKKVESEKKLPEAGNQPGPEKTTNELRINEPPYYQSKEQNQQPKELKNQRKSLDEVDAAPLYQTDKFSQECSQLLENQLGNDYVLQPSNVPVAQDDGNYLFQPSNRPVEEPLRLNRCTNRQPGYGTLKRSASDASAASHTRSNADDELAEIMHDFKNNVLSIRDVEVLVERWKHRNDVQQSFREKQDQIDQLRREYERIQEQVKSHLKRETPFERIKKFFLRSKTPGGNDSLLDETKSSIATSCSFKSAGGVSSTAGAGRPISSLSLQSVSSSSSSSGRLSTGSNCSGASLGDSGTHSDHEDRRFPHCRMMDNYMVPPTPRPVFTPSSTPGDERHQIVFPSPMSSCQRLNTPTSPTGSEHYQMFPSNIPVYGSQPLVGSQSSNYLNTIMEAKEQAETQHYQNQNGVTLQPIKLNERSNIIYGKLTKSSSASGCSSFKPKQIPVPCPQVGSIEVQAEVYQNVGDVAPEKDSKTEEEAPNYMNC; translated from the exons ATGTTTGTCACTGTGGATAACACAAACACCTTCTTCTCAG ACAACCCGTATTACTTTTGCAATGACACCAAGTCGCCGCGCACCCCGGACTCGCAGTCCTCCAGCCGGGGATTCTCGATCTTCAAGCGGCGCAACTCGAAGGGCAGCAGTCCCAGGCCGCTGGTGATGACCAATCCGGAACAGATGCGACTGATCACATCCGCCAATCTGGACACCACGGCCACCATGGCATTAGGAAGTCCGCGGGGCAGCTTCAATTCCCTCGCCGGCTATCCGCAA CACGCGATTGAACTGCAGACGATGAACATGTACCGCCAGCGATCTGCGAATTCGCACTCGGAGTTCCGGGAACGCCTGAATTCCTGCAACGAGACCCACAGCTCCCAGTGTCCCGGAGGAGGAGGTGCATCCGTAGCTGGGGATCACGACGAGGTCTTCAATCCGCTGACATCGCCAACAAG CAAATCCCATCGACATCACACCCTGCCAAGTGGCGGAACTCGTCGCCATTCCCTGGGAAACTgggcccagcagcagcatcatcagcaGAACTCTGGAGCAATGGGTCTGGGATCTCCGGATGAGGTGCCCAGCATGATGGCGCCGCGTCCGCCGCTCCTCTCGCCAAACAAATTCCGCGGCAGTTCCCATCGACGAAGAG ACAACTGCGGCAACGTGAACAACACGAGTGGATCGAGTGCATCCGGATTCCTGGGCTCCCCCGGCTACAACATGGACGACATCCTGATCATCACCGCCAAGCACAGCGAGCGCGCCTATTTGAGGGCCACTTTCCTGAAGAACCACTTCGACAAGATCACCAAACAGCGCGGACGGAAACCATTCAA TTTTCTGCACATCAAAATTGACGATGGTCCCTTCAGCGAGGAGATTGCCCATAAGTACCAGAACACAGCTTTGCAGATTGTGATCCTCTGTCCCGCCCTACTGGCCCTTCCTCACAGCTTCCTGATGACCCAGCTATCGTCCATCATTCGCGTGGAAAAGGTACTGGCCATTTTGTTGGATGTCAGCGAGGACAAGGTGAAGGAGATGCACAAGTCGGCACTGCCCAGTTACTACAAGTGGCGTCGTTGCGTGGTGCGCGATAATGACCAGGTGCAGATCAGCAATATCCTGGGCATTGCCACCGATATCCTGGGACGCGCGTTGTGCCAGCGACCACCGTGCCAGGATAGCTCTGGCGGAGGAAGTGGTGGACTCTCGCGCAGCTTCTCTAGCTGCACCGAGGGATTCACTGTGCTGCCCAAGAAGGTCAAGCTGGGCCAAAACAAGGTGGTTGCTCTGCTGGCGGAACCGCTGGAGAAGAACGACACCCTTAAGCTGCTGGTGGAGAAGTCCGGTGAGCTGATCGAGCTGCGCAACTTCAAGTGCCGCAATCCATACACCCTGCAGTTCAATATCCCTGAGGCCTGCATGGAGATCTCCACCATGATCGAGATCCGCATCGAGAAGAACAACAAGAGTCTGGGTGCCAGACCCATCAAGTGCGAGAGCCGTCTGCGGGAactggagcagctgctgcgTATCGAGGACTCCCCAATTGAGTTCATGTGCCATGCCCTGGGAATTGGACCCGTGGAGCGGGATGCCCTCGATCAGCACTTGCTGCAGTGCTTCCAGCGCAACATGCCGCCCAACTTCCACCTGCTGAGTGGTCCCAGCGAGCGTCAGCCACACTTCTTCACCCGTCTGGAATCCAGTCCAGAGGAGTACCCCACATTGCTGCACTTCGCCGCCAGATGGGGCCTGAATCGCTTGTGCATCCAGCTGATGGAATGCCCAGGTGGTGACACCGCCTGCGGAGTAAGAAACTGCGCCGGACGCACTCCGGCCGAGTTGGCCGAACAGGAGGGCCATCACAAGTTGGCACAGAACATCGTCAGCTTCGCAGAGTTCCACGAACTGACCACCATGTATCATTACTTCAAGGGAGTGACTCCGCCAGGCGAGAGCTGTCCCAAGCCCAATGCCAATGTGGTGATTGAAGCACATCCTGGTAAGGCCGGAAAGACCAACAAGCCACCGAAGGAACTGCCCACGGCGGAGTACATGGAGATGTCCAGTGGATCGGAGCGGGAGAACACACCTGAAGTGAGGACCAAAACGGAAACCCTTGCTATCTCGAATCTCAACTATATCAGTGTGGAAACCGAGGACGAAAACCTGCAGGCTTCCGTGGCCGAAAAGAAGGTGGAATCTGAGAAGAAACTGCCCGAGGCTGGCAATCAACCCGGCCCCGAAAAGACCACCAACGAATTGAGGATCAACGAGCCACCCTACTATCAGTCCAAAGAGCAGAACCAGCAGCCAAAGGAACTCAAGAACCAGAGAAAATCCCTGGACGAAGTGGATGCGGCGCCTCTCTATCAGACCGACAAATTCAGCCAAGAGTGCTCGCAACTTTTGGAAAACCAACTGGGCAATGACTATGTGCTACAGCCCTCCAATGTGCCGGTGGCCCAGGATGATGGCAACTATTTGTTCCAGCCATCGAATAGACCCGTGGAGGAGCCCCTCCGGTTGAATCGGTGCACCAACAGACAGCCCGGATATGGAACACTGAAGCGCAGTGCCAGCGACGCTTCCGCTGCCAGTCACACAAGATCCAATGCCGACGATGAGCTGGCCGAGATTATGCACGATTTCAAGAACAACGTGCTATCCATTCGAGATGTGGAAGTGCTGGTGGAACGCTGGAAGCACCGCAACGATGTGCAGCAGAGCTTCCGGGAGAAACAGGATCAGATCGACCAGCTGCGACGTGAGTACGAGCGCATCCAGGAGCAGGTTAAGTCTCATCTGAAGCGCGAAACGCCCTTCGAGCGGATTAAGAAGTTCTTCTTGCGATCCAAGACACCTGGTGGAAACGACAGCCTGCTGGACGAGACCAAGTCATCGATAGCCACCAGCTGTAGCTTCAAGTCCGCAGGTGGCGTGAGCTCCACCGCTGGAGCTGGACGTCCCATCAGTTCGCTGAGCCTGCAGAGCGTGTCCAGCTCGAGTTCCTCCTCCGGCAGACTGAGCACCGGCAGCAATTGCAGTGGTGCCTCGCTGGGAGATTCAGGCACCCACTCGGATCACGAGGATCGTCGCTTCCCCCACTGCCGGATGATGGACAACTACATGGTGCCACCGACACCTAGACCCGTCTTCACGCCCAGCTCAACGCCCGGTGATGAGCGTCATCAGATTGTATTCCCCTCGCCCATGTCCAGTTGCCAGCGCTTGAACACACCCACCAGTCCCACGGGATCCGAGCACTATCAGATGTTCCCCTCGAACATACCCGTGTACGGCAGCCAGCCGTTGGTTGGATCCCAGAGCAGCAACTACCTGAACACCATCATGGAGGCCAAGGAGCAGGCGGAGACACAGCACTACCAAAACCAGAACGGAGTCACCCTGCAGCCCATTAAGCTGAACGAGCGCTCGAACATCATCTACGGCAAGCTGACCAAGAGCAGCTCCGCCAGCGGATGCAGCTCCTTTAAGCCCAAACAGATCCCAGTACCCTGTCCCCAGGTGGGCAGCATCGAGGTCCAGGCCGAAGTCTACCAGAATGTGGGTGACGTTGCTCCGGAGAAGGACTCCAAAACGGAGGAGGAGGCGCCAAACTATATGAACTGCTAG
- the LOC117143082 gene encoding uncharacterized protein LOC117143082 isoform X1: MFVTVDNTNTFFSDNPYYFCNDTKSPRTPDSQSSSRGFSIFKRRNSKGSSPRPLVMTNPEQMRLITSANLDTTATMALGSPRGSFNSLAGYPQHAIELQTMNMYRQRSANSHSEFRERLNSCNETHSSQCPGGGGASVAGDHDEVFNPLTSPTSSKSHRHHTLPSGGTRRHSLGNWAQQQHHQQNSGAMGLGSPDEVPSMMAPRPPLLSPNKFRGSSHRRRDNCGNVNNTSGSSASGFLGSPGYNMDDILIITAKHSERAYLRATFLKNHFDKITKQRGRKPFNFLHIKIDDGPFSEEIAHKYQNTALQIVILCPALLALPHSFLMTQLSSIIRVEKVLAILLDVSEDKVKEMHKSALPSYYKWRRCVVRDNDQVQISNILGIATDILGRALCQRPPCQDSSGGGSGGLSRSFSSCTEGFTVLPKKVKLGQNKVVALLAEPLEKNDTLKLLVEKSGELIELRNFKCRNPYTLQFNIPEACMEISTMIEIRIEKNNKSLGARPIKCESRLRELEQLLRIEDSPIEFMCHALGIGPVERDALDQHLLQCFQRNMPPNFHLLSGPSERQPHFFTRLESSPEEYPTLLHFAARWGLNRLCIQLMECPGGDTACGVRNCAGRTPAELAEQEGHHKLAQNIVSFAEFHELTTMYHYFKGVTPPGESCPKPNANVVIEAHPGKAGKTNKPPKELPTAEYMEMSSGSERENTPEVRTKTETLAISNLNYISVETEDENLQASVAEKKVESEKKLPEAGNQPGPEKTTNELRINEPPYYQSKEQNQQPKELKNQRKSLDEVDAAPLYQTDKFSQECSQLLENQLGNDYVLQPSNVPVAQDDGNYLFQPSNRPVEEPLRLNRCTNRQPGYGTLKRSASDASAASHTRSNADDELAEIMHDFKNNVLSIRDVEVLVERWKHRNDVQQSFREKQDQIDQLRREYERIQEQVKSHLKRETPFERIKKFFLRSKTPGGNDSLLDETKSSIATSCSFKSAGGVSSTAGAGRPISSLSLQSVSSSSSSSGRLSTGSNCSGASLGDSGTHSDHEDRRFPHCRMMDNYMVPPTPRPVFTPSSTPGDERHQIVFPSPMSSCQRLNTPTSPTGSEHYQMFPSNIPVYGSQPLVGSQSSNYLNTIMEAKEQAETQHYQNQNGVTLQPIKLNERSNIIYGKLTKSSSASGCSSFKPKQIPVPCPQVGSIEVQAEVYQNVGDVAPEKDSKTEEEAPNYMNC, translated from the exons ATGTTTGTCACTGTGGATAACACAAACACCTTCTTCTCAG ACAACCCGTATTACTTTTGCAATGACACCAAGTCGCCGCGCACCCCGGACTCGCAGTCCTCCAGCCGGGGATTCTCGATCTTCAAGCGGCGCAACTCGAAGGGCAGCAGTCCCAGGCCGCTGGTGATGACCAATCCGGAACAGATGCGACTGATCACATCCGCCAATCTGGACACCACGGCCACCATGGCATTAGGAAGTCCGCGGGGCAGCTTCAATTCCCTCGCCGGCTATCCGCAA CACGCGATTGAACTGCAGACGATGAACATGTACCGCCAGCGATCTGCGAATTCGCACTCGGAGTTCCGGGAACGCCTGAATTCCTGCAACGAGACCCACAGCTCCCAGTGTCCCGGAGGAGGAGGTGCATCCGTAGCTGGGGATCACGACGAGGTCTTCAATCCGCTGACATCGCCAACAAG TAGCAAATCCCATCGACATCACACCCTGCCAAGTGGCGGAACTCGTCGCCATTCCCTGGGAAACTgggcccagcagcagcatcatcagcaGAACTCTGGAGCAATGGGTCTGGGATCTCCGGATGAGGTGCCCAGCATGATGGCGCCGCGTCCGCCGCTCCTCTCGCCAAACAAATTCCGCGGCAGTTCCCATCGACGAAGAG ACAACTGCGGCAACGTGAACAACACGAGTGGATCGAGTGCATCCGGATTCCTGGGCTCCCCCGGCTACAACATGGACGACATCCTGATCATCACCGCCAAGCACAGCGAGCGCGCCTATTTGAGGGCCACTTTCCTGAAGAACCACTTCGACAAGATCACCAAACAGCGCGGACGGAAACCATTCAA TTTTCTGCACATCAAAATTGACGATGGTCCCTTCAGCGAGGAGATTGCCCATAAGTACCAGAACACAGCTTTGCAGATTGTGATCCTCTGTCCCGCCCTACTGGCCCTTCCTCACAGCTTCCTGATGACCCAGCTATCGTCCATCATTCGCGTGGAAAAGGTACTGGCCATTTTGTTGGATGTCAGCGAGGACAAGGTGAAGGAGATGCACAAGTCGGCACTGCCCAGTTACTACAAGTGGCGTCGTTGCGTGGTGCGCGATAATGACCAGGTGCAGATCAGCAATATCCTGGGCATTGCCACCGATATCCTGGGACGCGCGTTGTGCCAGCGACCACCGTGCCAGGATAGCTCTGGCGGAGGAAGTGGTGGACTCTCGCGCAGCTTCTCTAGCTGCACCGAGGGATTCACTGTGCTGCCCAAGAAGGTCAAGCTGGGCCAAAACAAGGTGGTTGCTCTGCTGGCGGAACCGCTGGAGAAGAACGACACCCTTAAGCTGCTGGTGGAGAAGTCCGGTGAGCTGATCGAGCTGCGCAACTTCAAGTGCCGCAATCCATACACCCTGCAGTTCAATATCCCTGAGGCCTGCATGGAGATCTCCACCATGATCGAGATCCGCATCGAGAAGAACAACAAGAGTCTGGGTGCCAGACCCATCAAGTGCGAGAGCCGTCTGCGGGAactggagcagctgctgcgTATCGAGGACTCCCCAATTGAGTTCATGTGCCATGCCCTGGGAATTGGACCCGTGGAGCGGGATGCCCTCGATCAGCACTTGCTGCAGTGCTTCCAGCGCAACATGCCGCCCAACTTCCACCTGCTGAGTGGTCCCAGCGAGCGTCAGCCACACTTCTTCACCCGTCTGGAATCCAGTCCAGAGGAGTACCCCACATTGCTGCACTTCGCCGCCAGATGGGGCCTGAATCGCTTGTGCATCCAGCTGATGGAATGCCCAGGTGGTGACACCGCCTGCGGAGTAAGAAACTGCGCCGGACGCACTCCGGCCGAGTTGGCCGAACAGGAGGGCCATCACAAGTTGGCACAGAACATCGTCAGCTTCGCAGAGTTCCACGAACTGACCACCATGTATCATTACTTCAAGGGAGTGACTCCGCCAGGCGAGAGCTGTCCCAAGCCCAATGCCAATGTGGTGATTGAAGCACATCCTGGTAAGGCCGGAAAGACCAACAAGCCACCGAAGGAACTGCCCACGGCGGAGTACATGGAGATGTCCAGTGGATCGGAGCGGGAGAACACACCTGAAGTGAGGACCAAAACGGAAACCCTTGCTATCTCGAATCTCAACTATATCAGTGTGGAAACCGAGGACGAAAACCTGCAGGCTTCCGTGGCCGAAAAGAAGGTGGAATCTGAGAAGAAACTGCCCGAGGCTGGCAATCAACCCGGCCCCGAAAAGACCACCAACGAATTGAGGATCAACGAGCCACCCTACTATCAGTCCAAAGAGCAGAACCAGCAGCCAAAGGAACTCAAGAACCAGAGAAAATCCCTGGACGAAGTGGATGCGGCGCCTCTCTATCAGACCGACAAATTCAGCCAAGAGTGCTCGCAACTTTTGGAAAACCAACTGGGCAATGACTATGTGCTACAGCCCTCCAATGTGCCGGTGGCCCAGGATGATGGCAACTATTTGTTCCAGCCATCGAATAGACCCGTGGAGGAGCCCCTCCGGTTGAATCGGTGCACCAACAGACAGCCCGGATATGGAACACTGAAGCGCAGTGCCAGCGACGCTTCCGCTGCCAGTCACACAAGATCCAATGCCGACGATGAGCTGGCCGAGATTATGCACGATTTCAAGAACAACGTGCTATCCATTCGAGATGTGGAAGTGCTGGTGGAACGCTGGAAGCACCGCAACGATGTGCAGCAGAGCTTCCGGGAGAAACAGGATCAGATCGACCAGCTGCGACGTGAGTACGAGCGCATCCAGGAGCAGGTTAAGTCTCATCTGAAGCGCGAAACGCCCTTCGAGCGGATTAAGAAGTTCTTCTTGCGATCCAAGACACCTGGTGGAAACGACAGCCTGCTGGACGAGACCAAGTCATCGATAGCCACCAGCTGTAGCTTCAAGTCCGCAGGTGGCGTGAGCTCCACCGCTGGAGCTGGACGTCCCATCAGTTCGCTGAGCCTGCAGAGCGTGTCCAGCTCGAGTTCCTCCTCCGGCAGACTGAGCACCGGCAGCAATTGCAGTGGTGCCTCGCTGGGAGATTCAGGCACCCACTCGGATCACGAGGATCGTCGCTTCCCCCACTGCCGGATGATGGACAACTACATGGTGCCACCGACACCTAGACCCGTCTTCACGCCCAGCTCAACGCCCGGTGATGAGCGTCATCAGATTGTATTCCCCTCGCCCATGTCCAGTTGCCAGCGCTTGAACACACCCACCAGTCCCACGGGATCCGAGCACTATCAGATGTTCCCCTCGAACATACCCGTGTACGGCAGCCAGCCGTTGGTTGGATCCCAGAGCAGCAACTACCTGAACACCATCATGGAGGCCAAGGAGCAGGCGGAGACACAGCACTACCAAAACCAGAACGGAGTCACCCTGCAGCCCATTAAGCTGAACGAGCGCTCGAACATCATCTACGGCAAGCTGACCAAGAGCAGCTCCGCCAGCGGATGCAGCTCCTTTAAGCCCAAACAGATCCCAGTACCCTGTCCCCAGGTGGGCAGCATCGAGGTCCAGGCCGAAGTCTACCAGAATGTGGGTGACGTTGCTCCGGAGAAGGACTCCAAAACGGAGGAGGAGGCGCCAAACTATATGAACTGCTAG
- the LOC117143082 gene encoding uncharacterized protein LOC117143082 isoform X3, protein MSVDNPYYFCNDTKSPRTPDSQSSSRGFSIFKRRNSKGSSPRPLVMTNPEQMRLITSANLDTTATMALGSPRGSFNSLAGYPQHAIELQTMNMYRQRSANSHSEFRERLNSCNETHSSQCPGGGGASVAGDHDEVFNPLTSPTSSKSHRHHTLPSGGTRRHSLGNWAQQQHHQQNSGAMGLGSPDEVPSMMAPRPPLLSPNKFRGSSHRRRDNCGNVNNTSGSSASGFLGSPGYNMDDILIITAKHSERAYLRATFLKNHFDKITKQRGRKPFNFLHIKIDDGPFSEEIAHKYQNTALQIVILCPALLALPHSFLMTQLSSIIRVEKVLAILLDVSEDKVKEMHKSALPSYYKWRRCVVRDNDQVQISNILGIATDILGRALCQRPPCQDSSGGGSGGLSRSFSSCTEGFTVLPKKVKLGQNKVVALLAEPLEKNDTLKLLVEKSGELIELRNFKCRNPYTLQFNIPEACMEISTMIEIRIEKNNKSLGARPIKCESRLRELEQLLRIEDSPIEFMCHALGIGPVERDALDQHLLQCFQRNMPPNFHLLSGPSERQPHFFTRLESSPEEYPTLLHFAARWGLNRLCIQLMECPGGDTACGVRNCAGRTPAELAEQEGHHKLAQNIVSFAEFHELTTMYHYFKGVTPPGESCPKPNANVVIEAHPGKAGKTNKPPKELPTAEYMEMSSGSERENTPEVRTKTETLAISNLNYISVETEDENLQASVAEKKVESEKKLPEAGNQPGPEKTTNELRINEPPYYQSKEQNQQPKELKNQRKSLDEVDAAPLYQTDKFSQECSQLLENQLGNDYVLQPSNVPVAQDDGNYLFQPSNRPVEEPLRLNRCTNRQPGYGTLKRSASDASAASHTRSNADDELAEIMHDFKNNVLSIRDVEVLVERWKHRNDVQQSFREKQDQIDQLRREYERIQEQVKSHLKRETPFERIKKFFLRSKTPGGNDSLLDETKSSIATSCSFKSAGGVSSTAGAGRPISSLSLQSVSSSSSSSGRLSTGSNCSGASLGDSGTHSDHEDRRFPHCRMMDNYMVPPTPRPVFTPSSTPGDERHQIVFPSPMSSCQRLNTPTSPTGSEHYQMFPSNIPVYGSQPLVGSQSSNYLNTIMEAKEQAETQHYQNQNGVTLQPIKLNERSNIIYGKLTKSSSASGCSSFKPKQIPVPCPQVGSIEVQAEVYQNVGDVAPEKDSKTEEEAPNYMNC, encoded by the exons ATGTCTGTGG ACAACCCGTATTACTTTTGCAATGACACCAAGTCGCCGCGCACCCCGGACTCGCAGTCCTCCAGCCGGGGATTCTCGATCTTCAAGCGGCGCAACTCGAAGGGCAGCAGTCCCAGGCCGCTGGTGATGACCAATCCGGAACAGATGCGACTGATCACATCCGCCAATCTGGACACCACGGCCACCATGGCATTAGGAAGTCCGCGGGGCAGCTTCAATTCCCTCGCCGGCTATCCGCAA CACGCGATTGAACTGCAGACGATGAACATGTACCGCCAGCGATCTGCGAATTCGCACTCGGAGTTCCGGGAACGCCTGAATTCCTGCAACGAGACCCACAGCTCCCAGTGTCCCGGAGGAGGAGGTGCATCCGTAGCTGGGGATCACGACGAGGTCTTCAATCCGCTGACATCGCCAACAAG TAGCAAATCCCATCGACATCACACCCTGCCAAGTGGCGGAACTCGTCGCCATTCCCTGGGAAACTgggcccagcagcagcatcatcagcaGAACTCTGGAGCAATGGGTCTGGGATCTCCGGATGAGGTGCCCAGCATGATGGCGCCGCGTCCGCCGCTCCTCTCGCCAAACAAATTCCGCGGCAGTTCCCATCGACGAAGAG ACAACTGCGGCAACGTGAACAACACGAGTGGATCGAGTGCATCCGGATTCCTGGGCTCCCCCGGCTACAACATGGACGACATCCTGATCATCACCGCCAAGCACAGCGAGCGCGCCTATTTGAGGGCCACTTTCCTGAAGAACCACTTCGACAAGATCACCAAACAGCGCGGACGGAAACCATTCAA TTTTCTGCACATCAAAATTGACGATGGTCCCTTCAGCGAGGAGATTGCCCATAAGTACCAGAACACAGCTTTGCAGATTGTGATCCTCTGTCCCGCCCTACTGGCCCTTCCTCACAGCTTCCTGATGACCCAGCTATCGTCCATCATTCGCGTGGAAAAGGTACTGGCCATTTTGTTGGATGTCAGCGAGGACAAGGTGAAGGAGATGCACAAGTCGGCACTGCCCAGTTACTACAAGTGGCGTCGTTGCGTGGTGCGCGATAATGACCAGGTGCAGATCAGCAATATCCTGGGCATTGCCACCGATATCCTGGGACGCGCGTTGTGCCAGCGACCACCGTGCCAGGATAGCTCTGGCGGAGGAAGTGGTGGACTCTCGCGCAGCTTCTCTAGCTGCACCGAGGGATTCACTGTGCTGCCCAAGAAGGTCAAGCTGGGCCAAAACAAGGTGGTTGCTCTGCTGGCGGAACCGCTGGAGAAGAACGACACCCTTAAGCTGCTGGTGGAGAAGTCCGGTGAGCTGATCGAGCTGCGCAACTTCAAGTGCCGCAATCCATACACCCTGCAGTTCAATATCCCTGAGGCCTGCATGGAGATCTCCACCATGATCGAGATCCGCATCGAGAAGAACAACAAGAGTCTGGGTGCCAGACCCATCAAGTGCGAGAGCCGTCTGCGGGAactggagcagctgctgcgTATCGAGGACTCCCCAATTGAGTTCATGTGCCATGCCCTGGGAATTGGACCCGTGGAGCGGGATGCCCTCGATCAGCACTTGCTGCAGTGCTTCCAGCGCAACATGCCGCCCAACTTCCACCTGCTGAGTGGTCCCAGCGAGCGTCAGCCACACTTCTTCACCCGTCTGGAATCCAGTCCAGAGGAGTACCCCACATTGCTGCACTTCGCCGCCAGATGGGGCCTGAATCGCTTGTGCATCCAGCTGATGGAATGCCCAGGTGGTGACACCGCCTGCGGAGTAAGAAACTGCGCCGGACGCACTCCGGCCGAGTTGGCCGAACAGGAGGGCCATCACAAGTTGGCACAGAACATCGTCAGCTTCGCAGAGTTCCACGAACTGACCACCATGTATCATTACTTCAAGGGAGTGACTCCGCCAGGCGAGAGCTGTCCCAAGCCCAATGCCAATGTGGTGATTGAAGCACATCCTGGTAAGGCCGGAAAGACCAACAAGCCACCGAAGGAACTGCCCACGGCGGAGTACATGGAGATGTCCAGTGGATCGGAGCGGGAGAACACACCTGAAGTGAGGACCAAAACGGAAACCCTTGCTATCTCGAATCTCAACTATATCAGTGTGGAAACCGAGGACGAAAACCTGCAGGCTTCCGTGGCCGAAAAGAAGGTGGAATCTGAGAAGAAACTGCCCGAGGCTGGCAATCAACCCGGCCCCGAAAAGACCACCAACGAATTGAGGATCAACGAGCCACCCTACTATCAGTCCAAAGAGCAGAACCAGCAGCCAAAGGAACTCAAGAACCAGAGAAAATCCCTGGACGAAGTGGATGCGGCGCCTCTCTATCAGACCGACAAATTCAGCCAAGAGTGCTCGCAACTTTTGGAAAACCAACTGGGCAATGACTATGTGCTACAGCCCTCCAATGTGCCGGTGGCCCAGGATGATGGCAACTATTTGTTCCAGCCATCGAATAGACCCGTGGAGGAGCCCCTCCGGTTGAATCGGTGCACCAACAGACAGCCCGGATATGGAACACTGAAGCGCAGTGCCAGCGACGCTTCCGCTGCCAGTCACACAAGATCCAATGCCGACGATGAGCTGGCCGAGATTATGCACGATTTCAAGAACAACGTGCTATCCATTCGAGATGTGGAAGTGCTGGTGGAACGCTGGAAGCACCGCAACGATGTGCAGCAGAGCTTCCGGGAGAAACAGGATCAGATCGACCAGCTGCGACGTGAGTACGAGCGCATCCAGGAGCAGGTTAAGTCTCATCTGAAGCGCGAAACGCCCTTCGAGCGGATTAAGAAGTTCTTCTTGCGATCCAAGACACCTGGTGGAAACGACAGCCTGCTGGACGAGACCAAGTCATCGATAGCCACCAGCTGTAGCTTCAAGTCCGCAGGTGGCGTGAGCTCCACCGCTGGAGCTGGACGTCCCATCAGTTCGCTGAGCCTGCAGAGCGTGTCCAGCTCGAGTTCCTCCTCCGGCAGACTGAGCACCGGCAGCAATTGCAGTGGTGCCTCGCTGGGAGATTCAGGCACCCACTCGGATCACGAGGATCGTCGCTTCCCCCACTGCCGGATGATGGACAACTACATGGTGCCACCGACACCTAGACCCGTCTTCACGCCCAGCTCAACGCCCGGTGATGAGCGTCATCAGATTGTATTCCCCTCGCCCATGTCCAGTTGCCAGCGCTTGAACACACCCACCAGTCCCACGGGATCCGAGCACTATCAGATGTTCCCCTCGAACATACCCGTGTACGGCAGCCAGCCGTTGGTTGGATCCCAGAGCAGCAACTACCTGAACACCATCATGGAGGCCAAGGAGCAGGCGGAGACACAGCACTACCAAAACCAGAACGGAGTCACCCTGCAGCCCATTAAGCTGAACGAGCGCTCGAACATCATCTACGGCAAGCTGACCAAGAGCAGCTCCGCCAGCGGATGCAGCTCCTTTAAGCCCAAACAGATCCCAGTACCCTGTCCCCAGGTGGGCAGCATCGAGGTCCAGGCCGAAGTCTACCAGAATGTGGGTGACGTTGCTCCGGAGAAGGACTCCAAAACGGAGGAGGAGGCGCCAAACTATATGAACTGCTAG